A window of the Desulfobacula toluolica Tol2 genome harbors these coding sequences:
- the ahbC gene encoding 12,18-didecarboxysiroheme deacetylase has protein sequence MIGISKLYCATVEPSDALRYSRQSGQLPSHLLQFSKDKKPVVVWNMTRRCNLKCVHCYARSEDISYDNELTHEQSLAMIDDLADFGVPVLLFSGGEPLVHPRLVEYAQYAVSKGMRAVISTNGTLITKEKAKALKEIGLSYVGISLDGLEETHDKFRGVKGSYKKAMAAIKHCQEAGIKVGLRFTINKRNVKDIPGIFDLLEQKNIPRACFYHLVYSGRGSEIAKEDLSHEETRKVLDLIMDRTKDLHDRNMPKEVLTVDNHADGPYVYQRLLDEDPTRAAEVLELLEMNEGNNSGRGIGCISWDGEVHPDQFWREKSLGNIKDTPFSKIWTNVDNDFLMKLKEKKNHVKGRCAGCRWLDICGGNFRARAESVADDPWDSDPACYLTDEEIKKKES, from the coding sequence ATGATTGGAATTTCAAAGCTTTATTGCGCAACTGTAGAACCATCAGATGCATTAAGATACTCAAGGCAATCAGGACAACTGCCCTCCCATCTTTTGCAGTTTTCAAAGGATAAAAAGCCCGTGGTTGTCTGGAATATGACCCGGCGCTGCAATCTTAAATGTGTTCATTGCTATGCCAGATCGGAAGACATTTCCTATGACAATGAACTTACCCATGAACAAAGCCTTGCCATGATTGATGACCTGGCTGATTTTGGTGTGCCGGTCCTTTTGTTTTCAGGAGGGGAACCTCTTGTGCATCCACGACTGGTTGAATATGCACAATATGCAGTCAGCAAAGGAATGCGAGCTGTTATTTCCACCAATGGAACTTTGATCACCAAAGAAAAAGCAAAAGCCTTAAAGGAAATCGGATTGTCCTATGTAGGGATCAGCCTTGATGGTCTGGAAGAAACCCATGATAAGTTCAGAGGAGTAAAAGGATCTTACAAAAAAGCCATGGCAGCGATCAAACACTGCCAGGAAGCAGGTATCAAAGTAGGGTTAAGGTTTACCATAAATAAAAGAAACGTAAAAGATATCCCTGGAATTTTTGACCTTCTTGAACAAAAAAACATCCCCAGAGCCTGTTTTTATCACCTGGTATATTCAGGCAGAGGTTCTGAAATTGCCAAAGAAGATCTCTCCCATGAGGAAACCCGCAAAGTTCTTGATCTGATCATGGACAGAACAAAAGACCTTCATGACAGAAATATGCCCAAAGAAGTTCTCACAGTGGACAATCATGCAGACGGACCCTATGTCTATCAACGACTGCTGGACGAAGATCCAACAAGAGCGGCAGAGGTGCTTGAATTGCTTGAAATGAACGAGGGCAACAACTCGGGAAGAGGCATTGGATGCATCTCCTGGGATGGAGAGGTACACCCGGATCAATTCTGGCGTGAAAAAAGTCTGGGCAATATTAAAGACACCCCTTTTTCCAAAATATGGACCAATGTTGACAATGATTTTTTAATGAAACTCAAAGAAAAGAAAAATCATGTTAAAGGCAGGTGTGCAGGCTGCAGGTGGCTTGACATTTGTGGCGGAAATTTCAGGGCCAGGGCTGAATCCGTTGCTGATGATCCCTGGGACAGTGATCCTGCCTGCTACCTGACAGATGAAGAAATCAAAAAAAAGGAGTCATAA
- a CDS encoding AAA family ATPase, which yields MTDKKNIRSQDPKKIEKELGEFLNKKFGGNVKIISPSVLPHQEPISGKPADNRRKNLINFNIKPEELIAYLDQYVVRQAKAKSVLATKICTHFNRIRHSQTSGEEMSKITGNIKSNILMLGPTGIGKTYLIKLIAKKIGVPFVKADATKFSETGYVGGDVEDLIRDLVKDANDDIALAECGIVYIDEIDKIAASPNVIGAQVSRTGVQRALLKPMEETDVDLKVPHDPVSMMQELEAYQRTGKRSRRRVNTSNILFIVSGAFGGLSDVIRTRLSKQNIGFGSKLVKSQNDNDLLNKTKAEDLVNFGFESEFIGRIPVRCILDPLSEEDLFSILKMPNNPVTLSKRLDFNAYGIKIVFTDDALKFLAQKASKENTGARGLVSAVEEALLDFEEKLPSHNICKFAVTKKVLEDPKNHLNDLISKQNLATWDMLYEKAFLDHKTYISSYIKDNWKTFSIGHGLNLSESLCNMMALCFCNTVMEIEDAVKKIKKLHDSVKEIELEVSKSYNLNIVFEEDAIDFLIEQFIKHNATSEEILTKIYDNYYDGFNLIREKTGKNRFFLTKKALVDHETYLNDLIRKEII from the coding sequence ATGACAGATAAAAAAAACATTAGATCGCAAGATCCTAAAAAAATAGAAAAGGAACTGGGTGAGTTTCTAAATAAAAAATTTGGTGGCAATGTTAAAATTATTTCCCCGTCTGTTCTTCCGCATCAGGAACCTATTTCGGGAAAACCGGCTGATAACAGAAGAAAAAACCTTATCAATTTTAACATCAAACCTGAGGAACTTATTGCATATCTTGACCAGTATGTCGTAAGACAGGCAAAAGCCAAATCCGTTCTGGCAACCAAGATATGCACCCACTTTAACCGGATCAGACACTCCCAAACTTCGGGAGAAGAGATGTCAAAGATCACCGGTAATATAAAATCCAATATTTTAATGTTAGGTCCCACTGGAATTGGAAAAACATATCTGATCAAGCTGATTGCCAAAAAGATCGGGGTGCCTTTTGTAAAGGCAGATGCAACAAAATTTTCTGAAACCGGTTATGTTGGCGGGGATGTAGAGGATTTAATCCGGGATCTGGTCAAGGATGCCAATGATGACATTGCGCTTGCCGAATGCGGCATTGTTTACATTGACGAGATTGATAAAATTGCCGCCAGTCCCAATGTAATTGGGGCACAAGTATCACGGACAGGCGTTCAAAGAGCTTTGTTAAAACCCATGGAAGAAACCGATGTTGACCTGAAAGTACCCCATGATCCGGTTTCCATGATGCAGGAATTGGAAGCCTATCAAAGAACCGGGAAAAGAAGCCGGCGACGTGTCAACACCTCAAATATTCTTTTTATTGTCAGCGGTGCGTTTGGCGGACTTTCCGATGTCATCAGAACACGATTATCAAAACAGAATATCGGGTTTGGTTCAAAGCTTGTAAAATCTCAAAATGACAATGACCTGTTAAATAAAACCAAAGCCGAGGATCTGGTTAATTTTGGCTTTGAATCTGAATTCATAGGAAGAATTCCTGTTAGATGTATTCTTGACCCCCTGAGTGAAGAAGACCTGTTTTCAATTTTAAAAATGCCCAACAATCCGGTTACACTGAGTAAGCGCCTTGATTTTAATGCATATGGCATAAAAATTGTTTTTACAGATGATGCATTAAAATTTCTTGCCCAAAAAGCTTCCAAGGAAAATACAGGTGCCCGGGGTCTTGTAAGTGCGGTTGAAGAAGCCTTGCTTGATTTTGAAGAAAAGCTGCCGTCGCATAACATTTGTAAATTTGCAGTCACAAAAAAAGTTCTGGAAGATCCAAAAAACCATCTTAACGACCTTATATCAAAACAAAACCTGGCAACTTGGGACATGCTTTATGAAAAAGCTTTTCTTGACCATAAAACGTATATATCAAGCTATATAAAAGACAATTGGAAAACATTTTCAATAGGACATGGCCTGAACCTGTCGGAAAGCCTGTGCAATATGATGGCGCTTTGCTTTTGCAATACTGTCATGGAAATTGAAGATGCTGTAAAAAAAATCAAAAAACTCCATGATTCAGTAAAAGAAATTGAGCTTGAAGTATCAAAAAGCTATAACCTGAATATTGTTTTTGAAGAAGATGCCATTGATTTCCTGATTGAACAGTTTATCAAGCACAATGCAACCAGTGAAGAAATATTAACCAAAATCTATGACAACTACTATGATGGATTTAATCTGATCCGGGAAAAAACCGGAAAAAACAGATTTTTTCTGACCAAAAAAGCCTTAGTTGACCATGAAACATACCTTAACGACCTTATCAGGAAAGAAATAATATGA
- the tpiA gene encoding triose-phosphate isomerase, protein MSRTPFIAGNWKMYKTGPEAVETARILTQLCSNVQEIDVMIAPTFLSLPLVAASLEGSKVKIGAQNLYFEKQGAFTGEVSADMIKAAGAEYVIIGHSERRQYFGETNALVCKKIKAAIEVGLKPILCIGESENQRNKEKTFLTLDKQVSDGLKGFGLDELKDLVVAYEPVWAIGTGKTATVDQVKKVHQYLRSLLEKLFSKDFADQTRIVYGGSVKPENVKELMGIEDVDGALVGGASLDANIFINIINYDI, encoded by the coding sequence ATGAGTAGAACCCCTTTCATAGCCGGCAACTGGAAAATGTATAAAACCGGTCCGGAAGCTGTAGAAACAGCCAGGATACTTACACAACTTTGTTCGAATGTTCAAGAAATTGATGTCATGATTGCACCAACCTTTCTTTCGCTGCCCCTGGTTGCAGCATCCCTTGAAGGCAGTAAGGTAAAAATCGGGGCACAAAACCTTTATTTTGAAAAACAAGGCGCTTTCACCGGTGAAGTCAGTGCAGATATGATAAAAGCTGCCGGTGCGGAATATGTCATAATCGGGCATTCCGAAAGACGGCAGTATTTCGGTGAAACCAATGCCTTGGTATGCAAGAAAATTAAAGCTGCCATTGAAGTCGGCCTGAAGCCGATTTTATGTATTGGAGAATCGGAAAATCAAAGAAATAAAGAAAAAACATTTTTGACACTTGACAAACAGGTGTCAGATGGGTTAAAAGGCTTTGGTCTTGATGAGCTAAAAGATTTAGTTGTTGCTTATGAACCTGTATGGGCTATTGGCACTGGAAAGACAGCCACAGTCGATCAGGTTAAAAAAGTTCACCAGTACCTACGTTCTTTGCTTGAAAAATTATTTTCAAAGGACTTTGCTGATCAAACACGTATAGTGTATGGTGGTTCAGTCAAACCGGAGAATGTAAAAGAGTTAATGGGTATTGAGGATGTAGACGGAGCTCTTGTTGGTGGAGCAAGCCTTGATGCAAACATATTTATTAACATTATAAATTATGACATTTAA
- the gap gene encoding type I glyceraldehyde-3-phosphate dehydrogenase encodes MTIKLGINGFGRIGRMVFRAALNNPDVEVTAVNDLTDTKTTAHLLEYDSVHGALKTKVYANKDSIIVDNKTTKVTSFKDPGQIPWKDTNVDIVCECTGFFRDRDGASKHFVGGAKKVIISAPASNPDITIVMGVNHDMYDPASHNIISNASCTTNCLAPVAKVLLENFGIISGMMTTIHSYTGDQRILDFPHKDLRRARAAGLSMIPTTTGAAKAVSLVLPELDGKLNGLSVRVPTPNVSMVDFVVITEKTGLGKEDINLALERASKEHLKGILGYCNIPLVSIDFNSNPLSSIVDAGCTDVINGNMVKTYSWYDNEAGYSNRMIDLAVMVGKSL; translated from the coding sequence ATGACTATCAAATTAGGAATTAATGGATTTGGCAGAATCGGCAGGATGGTCTTTCGTGCAGCGTTAAATAATCCAGATGTGGAGGTGACGGCTGTCAATGATCTTACAGACACAAAAACCACAGCCCATCTGCTTGAATATGACTCTGTTCATGGTGCCTTGAAAACCAAGGTTTATGCAAACAAAGATTCAATTATTGTTGACAATAAAACAACCAAAGTTACGTCCTTTAAAGATCCTGGACAAATTCCATGGAAAGATACAAATGTGGATATTGTCTGCGAATGCACAGGGTTTTTCCGAGATCGTGACGGTGCTTCCAAACATTTTGTAGGAGGAGCTAAAAAAGTTATCATTTCTGCGCCTGCAAGCAATCCTGACATTACAATCGTGATGGGCGTTAACCATGACATGTATGATCCTGCATCCCATAACATCATTTCAAATGCGTCATGTACAACCAATTGCCTTGCTCCGGTTGCAAAGGTTTTGCTTGAAAACTTTGGTATTATCTCAGGCATGATGACAACCATTCATTCGTACACAGGTGATCAGCGTATTCTTGATTTTCCACATAAAGATTTAAGACGGGCAAGGGCTGCCGGCCTTTCAATGATTCCAACAACTACCGGGGCTGCAAAAGCCGTATCATTAGTTCTTCCGGAACTTGACGGCAAGCTCAATGGTTTGTCTGTACGTGTACCAACCCCCAATGTTTCCATGGTGGATTTTGTTGTAATTACTGAAAAAACAGGCCTTGGAAAAGAAGATATAAACCTGGCTTTGGAAAGAGCATCCAAAGAACATCTTAAAGGCATATTGGGGTATTGCAATATCCCCCTGGTTTCAATTGATTTTAATTCAAATCCACTTTCATCAATTGTTGATGCCGGTTGTACGGATGTCATTAACGGCAACATGGTAAAAACTTATTCATGGTATGATAATGAGGCTGGTTACTCCAACAGAATGATTGACCTGGCCGTAATGGTGGGAAAATCCTTATAA
- the hemB gene encoding porphobilinogen synthase: protein MLFPDFRGRRLRANKNFRRMIRETKLSCDDFILPLFAIEGKSVKKPIDSMPGHFQLSCDHIVTAAKEACDAGVPAIILFGVPDKKDPLATRAYASDAIVQKAVQAVKEQVPDITVITDVCLCAYTDHGHCGVVENGIIDNDASLDLLAKTALSHVQAGADMVAPSDMMDGRVGEIRQTLDEEGFSHIPVMSYAVKYSSAFYGPFREAAESAPQFGDRKTYQMDPANSLEAIREATMDVEEGADIIMVKPALSYLDIIYRLKEEIDLPIAAYNVSGEYSIIKAGEMMGWVNAKDLIMETLLSIKRAGADLILTYSAIEAARELNK, encoded by the coding sequence ATGCTTTTTCCCGATTTTCGAGGACGAAGATTAAGAGCAAATAAAAATTTTCGACGCATGATAAGAGAAACAAAGCTGTCCTGCGATGATTTTATTCTTCCTTTATTTGCCATTGAAGGCAAGTCCGTAAAAAAACCCATTGATTCAATGCCGGGACATTTTCAACTGTCGTGTGACCATATTGTCACGGCAGCCAAAGAAGCATGTGACGCAGGTGTTCCTGCTATTATATTATTCGGTGTTCCGGATAAGAAAGATCCTTTAGCCACCCGGGCATATGCGTCCGACGCCATTGTTCAAAAAGCTGTTCAAGCGGTAAAAGAACAGGTTCCTGATATCACGGTGATAACTGATGTCTGTCTTTGCGCCTATACGGATCACGGGCATTGCGGGGTTGTGGAAAACGGAATTATTGATAATGATGCATCCCTTGATCTGCTGGCAAAAACCGCTTTGTCCCATGTCCAGGCCGGGGCGGACATGGTTGCGCCATCTGACATGATGGACGGCAGGGTCGGGGAGATCAGACAGACCCTTGATGAAGAGGGATTTTCTCACATTCCCGTAATGTCCTATGCAGTCAAATACAGTTCGGCATTTTACGGGCCTTTCAGGGAAGCTGCTGAATCAGCGCCACAATTTGGTGACCGCAAAACCTATCAGATGGACCCGGCCAATTCTCTTGAAGCCATAAGGGAAGCCACCATGGATGTTGAGGAAGGTGCGGACATTATCATGGTAAAACCCGCCCTGTCCTATCTTGATATTATCTATCGTTTAAAAGAAGAAATTGATCTGCCTATTGCGGCATATAATGTGAGTGGTGAGTATTCAATCATTAAAGCCGGAGAGATGATGGGCTGGGTCAATGCCAAGGACCTTATTATGGAAACTCTTTTATCCATAAAACGAGCCGGTGCGGATTTGATTTTGACCTATTCCGCAATTGAAGCGGCAAGGGAGTTGAACAAGTAA
- the ahbD gene encoding heme b synthase gives MNHPHGHPHATGQQQNTLRLVAWETTRRCNLSCKHCRAGAEDHPYENELDTRASFKLLDQIKQVGNPIIILTGGEPLLRDDIFDIAAYGTKLGLRMVMAPNGTLITKETAKKMKDSGIKRISVSLDGSTPETHDTFRGLENAFESSIRGIKIAKEAGIEFQINTTITKTNLDQIPKILDLAQDLGAVAHHIFLLVPTGRGKYIVDTEINAKEYEQTLNWFYDQREKVNLQLKATCAPHYYRILRQRSKKDGKSVTFETHGLDAVTRGCLAGTGFCFISHVGRVQTCGFLDVECGDITKQTFKDVWENSRVFNELRNFNNLEGKCGLCEFKRVCGGCRARAYEATGSYLAEEPLCSYQPGKTK, from the coding sequence ATGAATCATCCACACGGACATCCGCATGCAACCGGACAACAGCAAAACACCCTTCGCCTGGTTGCATGGGAAACCACCCGACGCTGCAATCTTTCCTGCAAACACTGCAGGGCTGGAGCAGAAGATCATCCCTATGAGAATGAACTCGATACCCGGGCATCCTTTAAATTACTGGATCAAATAAAGCAGGTCGGTAATCCCATTATTATCCTTACCGGGGGAGAACCTCTTTTAAGGGATGATATCTTTGATATCGCAGCATATGGAACAAAATTAGGGCTGCGCATGGTCATGGCACCCAACGGCACCTTAATCACCAAAGAAACAGCCAAAAAGATGAAAGATTCTGGTATCAAACGGATCAGTGTCAGCCTTGACGGTTCAACTCCTGAAACCCATGATACGTTCAGAGGGCTTGAAAATGCCTTTGAAAGCTCTATTCGTGGGATCAAAATCGCCAAAGAGGCTGGTATTGAATTTCAAATCAACACCACCATCACAAAAACAAATCTTGATCAGATCCCAAAGATACTGGATCTTGCTCAAGATTTGGGGGCTGTAGCCCATCACATATTTCTCCTGGTTCCAACCGGACGAGGCAAATATATTGTTGACACTGAAATCAATGCCAAAGAGTATGAACAAACTTTAAACTGGTTTTATGATCAAAGAGAAAAAGTCAATCTTCAACTCAAGGCAACCTGTGCGCCCCACTATTACAGGATATTACGGCAGCGGTCCAAAAAAGACGGTAAAAGCGTAACCTTTGAAACCCACGGCCTTGATGCGGTCACAAGAGGATGTCTTGCCGGGACTGGATTTTGTTTTATTTCCCATGTGGGACGAGTCCAAACCTGTGGTTTTCTTGATGTGGAATGTGGTGACATTACCAAACAAACATTCAAAGACGTCTGGGAAAATTCTCGGGTGTTTAACGAGCTGAGAAATTTTAATAATCTTGAGGGCAAGTGCGGGCTGTGTGAATTCAAACGAGTGTGTGGCGGATGCCGGGCCCGGGCCTATGAAGCAACCGGAAGTTATCTTGCCGAGGAACCTTTGTGTTCATATCAACCTGGAAAAACCAAATAG
- the secG gene encoding preprotein translocase subunit SecG, whose protein sequence is MTTLVVTLHVSVCILLILIVLLQSGKGAEMGVSLGGGAGQTLFGAGGPATILTKITTAVAIIFMVTSLTLAYLSGHQSETSVMKGNTVPVEQTTE, encoded by the coding sequence ATGACAACTTTAGTAGTTACATTACATGTTAGCGTTTGCATCCTGTTGATTCTGATTGTATTGCTTCAAAGCGGAAAAGGTGCGGAAATGGGAGTTTCTCTTGGCGGCGGAGCCGGCCAGACACTTTTTGGCGCGGGAGGGCCTGCAACCATCCTGACTAAGATCACAACAGCCGTTGCCATTATCTTTATGGTAACATCCCTGACATTGGCTTATTTATCAGGCCATCAGTCAGAGACATCGGTGATGAAGGGAAATACAGTACCTGTTGAACAGACGACCGAATAA
- a CDS encoding 6-phosphofructokinase translates to MENQNFKSLEFLLNHPKTGRVTSDVNTETIERRSFSPKKIKIFSSKYSIIEDCHEYQFKHDPEAEKLLPDIIKNNVQRLIPGDEKSESAKRAFAIRRNIGLVFSGGPAPGGHNVIAGLYDEAKKYNPESRIFGFLSGPDGILESKYIEITQSLVDTYRNMGGFSMIKTGRTKIDSKNKMELALKTCMELELDALVVIGGDDSNTNAAFLAQQFVGSGIKVIGVPKTIDGDIQVKTDDSRILCAISFGFHSAAMSFSQNISNLTTDAGSAIKYWHICKVMGRVASHLALECAFQTHANLTLIGEELADYTDQQRIEKARENGTVDYTAYGMTLRHLSRVICDTIVRRAASGKNFGVMIIPEGVLEFINEIQVFIIKLNKIIAEYNHTHDINFHTSFPTLNDKLEYLRRLTRGMGDKDKFPIWNLRDDDLFDQLPSFFQEGLLVERDTHGNFQFSQVKTENIIMDMVKEYLTILKEQGKYKVGIEHSYFKSTMQLANIIPDKFATAIFKDPKAEYLIIKESIISLKTLKQALVNSELIGSDDAVPQSIIQIFKKSDPKFKTQTHFYGYDGRGADPTHFDCNYTYNLGMTAFHLIANGATGQMAAIRNLEKKFDKWEPIGIPIAKLMHLEERNGKLELVIEKSLVDLNSNAFRVFKTLRDEWQAAESNQDRYRRPGPVRFTGNTEDDSPIMLRLNSI, encoded by the coding sequence ATGGAAAATCAGAATTTTAAATCACTTGAATTTTTATTGAATCATCCGAAAACAGGTCGTGTTACATCTGATGTAAATACGGAAACCATTGAAAGGCGGTCATTTTCTCCAAAGAAAATTAAGATTTTTTCATCAAAGTATTCAATTATTGAGGATTGTCATGAATATCAATTTAAACATGACCCGGAAGCGGAAAAACTGCTGCCTGATATTATAAAGAATAATGTTCAACGGCTTATTCCAGGAGATGAAAAGAGTGAAAGTGCCAAACGGGCTTTTGCAATACGCCGGAATATAGGTTTGGTTTTTTCCGGGGGACCTGCACCGGGCGGACATAATGTAATAGCAGGGCTTTATGACGAGGCTAAAAAATATAATCCTGAATCCAGAATTTTTGGATTCCTTTCAGGGCCTGACGGTATACTGGAATCAAAATATATTGAAATTACCCAAAGTCTTGTGGACACATACCGTAATATGGGCGGGTTTTCCATGATCAAGACCGGGAGAACCAAAATTGATTCCAAAAACAAAATGGAATTGGCTTTAAAAACCTGCATGGAGCTTGAACTGGATGCATTGGTGGTGATAGGCGGGGATGATTCAAATACAAATGCCGCCTTTCTTGCCCAGCAGTTTGTTGGTTCCGGGATAAAGGTGATTGGTGTTCCCAAAACAATTGACGGCGATATACAGGTAAAAACAGATGACAGCCGGATACTGTGTGCCATATCCTTTGGTTTTCATTCTGCGGCAATGTCTTTTTCACAAAATATCAGTAATTTGACAACCGATGCAGGCTCAGCCATAAAATACTGGCATATTTGCAAGGTAATGGGAAGGGTTGCCAGTCACTTGGCCTTGGAATGTGCTTTTCAGACCCATGCAAACTTGACCTTGATTGGTGAGGAACTGGCTGATTATACGGACCAGCAGCGAATTGAAAAGGCACGGGAAAATGGCACGGTGGATTATACGGCATATGGCATGACCTTGCGCCATTTGTCCCGGGTGATATGTGATACCATTGTGAGAAGAGCTGCCAGTGGGAAAAATTTCGGTGTAATGATCATACCGGAAGGTGTTCTTGAATTTATCAATGAAATTCAGGTGTTTATTATTAAATTGAATAAAATTATTGCCGAGTATAATCATACACATGACATTAATTTTCATACCTCGTTTCCAACATTAAATGACAAACTTGAATATTTAAGACGCCTGACAAGGGGCATGGGAGATAAAGATAAATTTCCAATATGGAACTTAAGGGATGATGATCTGTTTGATCAATTGCCCTCATTTTTTCAGGAAGGACTGTTGGTTGAACGAGATACACATGGTAATTTTCAATTTTCACAGGTGAAAACCGAAAATATTATCATGGATATGGTCAAGGAATATTTAACCATATTAAAAGAACAGGGCAAATACAAGGTTGGAATCGAACACTCTTATTTTAAATCAACAATGCAATTGGCCAATATCATACCGGATAAATTTGCAACAGCCATTTTTAAAGATCCAAAGGCTGAATATCTTATTATCAAAGAATCTATTATTTCATTAAAAACTTTGAAACAGGCTTTGGTCAACAGTGAGTTGATCGGTTCTGATGATGCCGTTCCACAGTCCATTATTCAAATATTTAAAAAATCAGATCCCAAATTCAAGACACAAACCCATTTTTACGGATATGATGGACGGGGGGCTGATCCTACCCATTTTGACTGTAATTATACCTATAATCTTGGCATGACGGCGTTTCATCTGATTGCAAACGGGGCTACGGGACAAATGGCGGCCATCAGAAATCTTGAAAAAAAGTTTGATAAGTGGGAGCCAATAGGTATTCCAATCGCAAAACTGATGCATCTTGAAGAAAGAAATGGAAAGCTTGAACTTGTGATTGAAAAAAGCCTGGTAGATTTGAATTCCAATGCTTTCAGGGTTTTTAAAACTTTAAGAGATGAATGGCAGGCTGCAGAGTCCAACCAGGACCGGTACAGGCGTCCAGGACCGGTTAGGTTTACGGGAAATACGGAAGATGACAGCCCCATTATGTTAAGGCTCAATTCCATTTAG